The stretch of DNA ACCTGGCCGAGCGGGGCCGCCAGGTAGATCTGAAGCTGTACGAAGTGGCGGGCCTGACCCATGACGTGGCCCGCGACCTGATTCTGAGCCGCCTAGACGCCGAACTGGAAGAAGAGAAAGCCCTGCGGATCAAGACGATGCTGGAGCGGGCGACTTCGGACGCCAAGCGCACGGCGCGGCAGGTTATTGCACAGGCCATTCAGCGCAGCGCCAGCGAGACAAGCGCGGCCCTGAGCGTCAGCGTGGTTCCTATTCCCAACGACGCCATGAAAGGCCGTCTGATCGGGCGCGAGGGGCGCAACATCCGGGCCTTTGAAGCCCTGACCGGTGTGGATCTGATCATCGACGATACACCTGAAGCCGTGATTCTGAGCAGCTTCAATCCGGTGCGCCGTGAGGTTGCCAAGCATGTGCTGGACGCGCTGGTGGCCGATGGCCGTATCCACCCCACCCGCATAGAGGAGATGGTGCATAAGGCGCAGGATGAAATGAAAACCTTCATCCACACGCAGGGCGAGGAGGCCGCGATTGAGGCGGGCGTGGTGGGCCTGAAGCCGGGGCTGGTGCAACTGCTAGGCCGGATGTACTTCCGCACCAGCTACGGCCAGAACGTGCTGAAGCACTCGGTACAGGTGGCTCACCTGACGGGCATCATGGCCGACGAACTGGGGCTGGATGCTGGGCTGGCCCGCCGCGCCGGACTGATGCATGACGTGGGCAAGAGCATTGACCGCGAAATAGACGGGACACATGTCGAAATCGGCATCAACCTTGCCAAACGCTTTGGCGAACCCTTTGACGTGATCGACGCCATTGCCCACCACCACGACCCGGAAAACGGCGAGACGCTGTACTCGGTGTTGGTGGCCGCCGCCGATGCCATCAGCGCCGCGAGGCCCGGTGCAAGGCGCGAGGAACTGGAATCGTATGTGCGCCGTCTGGAGCAACTGGAACAGATCGCGGTGTCGTTTCCCGGCGTGCAGCAGGCCTACGCCATTCAGGCAGGCCGGGAAGTGCGCGTGATCGTGCAGCCCGAAAAGGTGACGGACGCGCAGGCGACTCTGCTGGCCCGCGAAATTGCCGGACGGGTCGAGCAGGACATGGAATACCCCGGACAGGTGCAGGTGACGGTTGTGCGCGAAAGCCGAGCGGTAGAGGTCGCCCGCTAAGACCGAGAGCTGGGCAAAGCAGCGGGGCGGTCTGAGTGGGCCGCCCTTATGCATGAGGTCGGATGTGAATGTAATAGTTTTGCCGTGTGGAACGGCAGTTTTTGAACCCACCGCAACAGTTTGACCCTGCCTGCATATCGCGCTATATTGTTCTTATCGCCGTCCGAGAAGGGCGGATTTTTTATTGCTTGCCATTTGGACTGGCCGAAGCCTATGCACAGCTTTTGGAGTGAGCTGGGAGGAAATAGCGTCTGGAACGCCCTTCTCAGTTCAGGCCGCATGAGGTTGACACCGGCTGCATATGACGCTATATTCATGTCAATCAAACAGACTCATCACCGTCCAAGCAGGGCGGATTTTTTGTTTTTGCTCTCCCCTACCAACGGTGTAGGCTACCGGATATGACCGATGCCGCGACTGGTTCTGGCCTCCCCTCTCCCCTCAAGTCTGCCGCGTGGCTGTTGGAACATCTGGCCGACTTGCGAGTGCGGGTGCTGGACTGCCGATACGCCCTGTCTGACCCGTTGGTGGGGCGCTTTGCCTACATGGGCGGCCACATTCCGGGCGCGGTGTATGCCGACCTGGAAACCGACCTGAGCGGCCCGGTGCAGCCTGACGGCGCGGGTGGCCGTCATCCTCTGCCTGACCCGCATGAGTTGGCGGCGTGGCTGGGCGCGGCGGGCATCGGCAACGACAGCATTGTGGTGGCTTACGACGACCCCAGCACCGGACAGGGCTTTTACGCGGCGCGGGCGTGGTGGCTGCTGCGCTGGCTGGGGCACGCCGAGGTGTATGTGCTGGACGGCGGCTGGCCCGCGTATCTGGCGGCAGGCGGAGCGGCCACCACAGACGAGGCCTCGGTCACGCCCACCACGTTTACGCCCCAGGTGCGCCCCGAACTGGTGGCTAGCGCGCAGGATGTGCAGGCCCGCGACGCCGCCACACTGCTGATCGATTCCCGCGCTCCGGCCCGCTACCGGGGCGAAACCGAGCCGATAGACAGGAAAGCCGGACACATCCTCGGAGCCGTGAACCGCGACTGGACGGGCGCACTGACCCCGGCGGGCACGTTCCGGAGCGGGCCAGAGCAGGCCGAGCGCCTGAACGCCGCCGATGCGCTCACCATCACCTACTGCGGCAGCGGCGTGAGCGCCACGCCCAATCTGCTGGCCCGCGAACTGGCTGGAGTGCCGCTGGGCGCAGGCAACCGCCTGTATGCCGGATCGTGGAGCGACTGGATTAGTGACGATGGGCGGGAAATTGCGGAGGGAGAAACCGCCTAAACAGACAATGGACGAGACTAACACTAGGTAATTGTTGAGCTTCTTGCGGCTATGTTTTTCTTCCCGACTCGTCGCCACTCACCACATCCCGCTCGCCATCCTGAAACTCCAGCCTCAGCCGTTCGCTGGGGCCGATCTGGGCGGCGCGGGTGATGGGCTGGCCTGCTGCGTTGCGTACCAGCGCGTACCCACGTTGCAGCGTGCGGGCAGGCGTGAGGCCCAGCGCTTGGCGCATCAGGGCGTCGGTGTGAGCGTGGGCGGCGTCGGTTTGGCGTAGGGCAGCGGTGCGTGTGCGGTCTAGTGCCCATTCTGCGGCGGCGGCAGCGTCAACCAGAATGTCGCGGGCATAGACGCGGATGCTGCGGGCGTCTTCCTGTGCCCGTGCAGCGGCGGCGGCCACCACGCCTACGATCAGGGCGGCGGCTTTGCTGGGCGTGTCGGTGCGGGTGTGGGCCACCTCGTCGGGCAGGGTGTCGTCGCGGGCGTGGCCCAGTCCGGTAATTACGGGGGCCGGAAAATTCGCCAGCGCACGGGTCACGTCCAGATCGTTCAGCCACGCCAGATCGGTCACGGCCCCGCCGCCCCGGATGACCACCAATGCGTCCAGCGGGGCTTCCAGGTGAGCGGCCCGCGCCAGAGCAATGGCCCGCGTCAGGCTGCCCGAAGCGTCCCGGCCCTGAAACGTTGCTTCCAAATACACAAACTCTATGACGCCAGCGGCCTCCAGACGGTCTGTTTCACGCTGGAAGTCGCCCAGACCCGCCGCACCCTCCGGGCTGATGACGGCCACGCGGCCAAAGTCGGTAGGCGCAGGTAACAGGCGGTTCAGGCCGTACACGCCTTCGCGCACCAACTGTTCGCGCAGGGCGTCCAGCCGCACGGCAGCGTCTCCCAGCGTAAATTCGGGCGAGACATCCAGCACATTCAGCGAAAAGCCGTATTGCGGGTGAAATTCGGCGGTGCAGAACAGCAGCACTTTCAGGCCCGCCGTAAAGGTGCCCCCCGTAGCGCGGCGAAACTTGCCTTCCAACGCAAAGCGTTCGCGTGCCCAGACGGTGGCGCGGCATTTGGCAACTTCCCCTTCCTCGCCCAGTTGCACCAGATCTATGTACAGGTGACGGCGGTCGGTGAGGCTGGCAATTTCGGCCCGCACCCAGATGGCCCCCGGCACGCCCCGCGCGATGACCTGACCCACGTAGGTCAGCACGTCGGCCAAGTCCAGAAACTGTTCGGGCGGGCGGGTGGCTTCGGTTTTGGTGCGGCGTTTTTTTCCGGTCATGAGGTGTGCCTGTAGAGTACAGCGGCAGGAAGTGGTGCGTGGATCGTGGAATATGGGAATGCCGTGTTGGCCAATTGATCTGCGCTCTGGCCAGGCGTGGAGAGGTTCAACCTGCCGGAGTTTTACAACTTGCCCCCCAACACACGCCCCGCCACTGCCGCCAGCACGCCCAGTACTACACTGCTCAGGGCGTAAGCCAACGCCGCCGCACCTGCCCCGCGCCCCAGCAATTCATCTATATCTACACTCAAGGTGCTGAAAGTGGTAAACGCGCCCAGCACGCCCGTTCCGAAGGCCAGCCGCGCCACTTCCGGCCACACGCCGCGCCCGACGAGAGCCACCGTGAGGCCCAGCAGGAACGATCTCAGCACATTGATGACCAGAATGCCCAGCGGAAAGCCTGCGCGGGCTGCCAACGGCGCGAAGGCCAAAGCCACGCCGTAGCGGGCCACCGCGCCCACTGCGCCGCCGATTGCCACCCAGGCCCAGGTGTTCATTGGTGGATAGGGTAAGGGATGGGGGATCGTGGGGGGCAACAGGTCAGACCACAGGATTAATCTTCGCCCGCTGGCCTCTCCTACTTCCCACCCCCTACAACCCACTACCCTACAGGCATGATTCAAGCCAAACGGCTGGACGGCAGCCCTTTCGAGTGGACTGGAGAAACGCAGGACTTGTGGCTAAACGTGCAGGACGTGACCCCCGATGAACTGGCTCAGTTGCGGGCCGCCTTCCCTATCAACAAATTGGCGCTGGAAGACACGCTGGAAAAGGGCCATTGGAGCCGCGCCGAGCAGTATCCCGAACACACCTTCATTACTATTCGGAGCGTCGCCAAGCCCCAAGACCCCGACGATTTCACCGAGCGCCTGACCATCTTCATGTATCCGCAGGCCATCCTGACGCTGAGTACGCACGGCACGCACGCCCTGACTGCCGTGTGGGACATGATTGGCCGCGAACACATCAACACGCCGCAGGAAATCATGTACGAATTGCTCGACCATACCGCCGACACCTTTTTTACGCTGGGTGACGCATTGGAACTGCGGGTAGAGGCGCTGGAAGAGCGGGTATTCAAGCACCAGCGGCAAAACCCGGTGTCGGACGTGTTTGACCTGAAGCACCTGATCAGCCACGCCCGCCGCCTCGCCACCGATGCCCGCGAAGCCGCCGCCCTCCTGGGCCGCCACGCCAACGGCAGCGCCGCCGATCTGGTGCGTTACCGCGATGCTCAGGACAGTTTTACCCGCGCCAGCAGCCACTTGGACGGCCTACGCGATTACCTGACGGGACTGCTTGACCTGCACCTGAACCTGCAGAGCCAGCGCATGAACGAGGTCATGAGAACCCTGACCGCCGTGAGCGTGATCTTCCTGCCACTGACCTTCTTGGCGGGAGTGTGGGGCATGAACTTCGAGCATATGCCTGAACTGCCATGGAAATACGGCTACGCGCTGGCGTGGGCCAGTTTCGCGCTGGTCGGGGGTCTGCTGGCCTATTACTTCAAGCGGCGAGGCTGGTGGTGAGTGGGCCTGTAGGGTGTGAGCCACACTGTCGCTCCAATCCATAGCCCACGTCCTACGCCCGCCCTTATTCCAGCGCCCCCACGCCCGTCAGATGCCGTCCCACGATCAGCGTATGAATGTCGTGCGTGCCCTCATAGGTATCCACGGTTTCGAGGTTCAGCATGTGGCGAATGACCGGGTACTCGGTGGTGATGCCGTTGCCGCCCAGCAGTTCGCGGGCGAGGCGAGCGCCGTTCAGGGCTACCCGGACATTGTTCCGCTTCGCCATGCTGACCTGGGCAAAGTTCATGCGGCCCGCGTCTTTCAGTTGGCCCAGGCGCCAGGCTAGGAGCAGCCCGGTGCTGTGGTCGGTGGCCATGCGTACCAGTTTGTCCTGCACCAGTTGGCGTCCGGCAATGGGTTTGCCAAAGGTGGTGCGGCTGCCCGTGTAGTCCAGCGCGGTTTGCAGCACGGCTTCCAGTGCGCCCAGTGCGCCCCAGGCAATGCCAAAGCGGGCCGAGGTGAGGCAGGACAGCGGCGATTTCAGGCCGCCGCTGCCGGGAAGCAAGTTGGCCGCCGGAATCCGGCAGTCTTCCAGCACGATTTCCCCAGTCACGCTGGCCCGCAGGCTCATTTTGCGGGTGATTTTGGGGGCATGAAACCCCGGCGCGTCGGTGGGCACGATGAATCCGCGAATCACGCCTTCATCGTCTTTGGCCCACACCACCGCCAAATCTGCGGCGGGCGAATTGGTGATCCACATTTTGGAGCCGTTCAGCACGTACTCGTTGCCGTCCAGCCGCGCACGGGTTCGCATCGCGCCGGGATCGGAGCCGCCATCGGGTTCAGTCAGACCAAAGCAGCCGATCAGTTCGCCGGAGGCCAGCCCCGGTAGATAGCGTTCGCGCTGTTCATCGGTGCCGTAGGTAAAAATGGGGAACATCACGAGGCTGCCCTGCACGCTGGCCGCACTCCGCAGGCCGCTGTCGACCCGCTCCAGTTCGTACATCATCGCGCCGTAGGCGCTGTAGCTGACGCCCGCGCCGCCGTACTGTTCGGGCGTGGTCGGCCCCAGCAGGCCCATGCCGCCAAATTGCTGCATCAAGTCACGCACGGGCAGGTCGCCGCTGTCCCACCACTCGGCAATCTGGGGCATCAGTTCAGCGTCGCAGTAGGCCCGCACACTCTGGCGAATCAGGCGTTCATCGGGGGCGAGCAGGTCATTGACTTGAAATTCGTCGAACATGGGGAACTCCTCTAGAAAGTGGGAAGTGGGAAAAACTCTAAGCCGGGAGCGTCGACACCCGCCGTCCTGATCGCTGCTGAATTGAAACTGCGTGAAGAATGTCCGGAGTCTATCCGGCGGAAGGGGTGGCAATATGGGCTCCGCCCAATTCCCGTACACCCGGCCCCATTTCATTGAGCAGCCCACCGGTTGTCCGTCCATATTCCGGAACCCTTATCTTTTCCTATCCGCTTTGCCTGGATTGAATCCCATACCACCGGAATTCAATCGGAATTTGTTTCATACATCCCGTACACCCGCCCCGCGTTGGCGTCGGTGATTCGCTCCAGTTCATCCGGGTCTACGCCGCGCAGAGCCGCGATGAATTCCAGCGTGTGGCGTACATAGCCGGGACGATTGGGTTTGCCGCGCTTGGGGACTGGGGCCAGAAAAGGCGCGTCGGTTTCCAGTAGCATTTGGCCCAGTGGAATGCTTTGGGCGGCAGCCTGAATCTCGCGGGCCGTTTTGTAGGTGGTGTTGCCCGCGAAGCCAAAGTAGGTATGTGGGCCGCGCTCCAACCCAAACTGCAGCAGCCCAGTGTGACCACTGAAGCAGTGCAGAATCACGGGCACGTCGGGCCAGTTTTTCAGCACGTCCATCACGCACAGATGGGCAGATTCAGCTCCCGCCTTGTCGCGGGTATGAATGACCAGCGGCTTGCCCACGCGCCGCGCCAAGTCCAGTTGCCACTCGAATGCCGCCATCTGTGCGGGCCGCTGGGTGTCGTCCCAGTAATCATCCAGCCCACTTTCACCAATGCCCACCACGCGGGGATGCAGGGCCAGCGCCTCCAGTTCGGCCCGCGCTTCGGGGCTGTCTTCGGCGCTGTCGCCGGGGTGGATGCCCACAGTGGCCCACACGCCCGGCAGGGTTTCGGCCAGTTGTACCGCGTTGTGGGCGTGCTGCACACTCGCGCCGATGCAGACCAGGCCAGTCAGGCCCAGTTCGCCGCGTGCCGAGGCGGGATCGTCGAGGTAATCAAGGTGGCAGTGGGTATCGATCACCCAGACAGGGTAAGTGGTGAGTGGTCAGAGATGGGTCGGAAACGGGCCACAACGCCGAGTACCCCCCAAGTCTCACCCTCAGTCAGGCTGGCCCCACCACTCTCATGAGCGTCTGACGGTAGAGTGCCCCCGTGCTGAGAGCCGGATTGTGGACGCTGACGGCGCTGGTCTTGTTCGCGCTGATTTTTGCGTTCTTGCCCAGTGGGGGGCAGGCTGGGGCCGGAACGGGGGCCAAGCTGTCGGGCGTGGCCCTGTCGCTGTATCCAGCGCGGGACGAAGGCGCGGTGTGGCGGTTCCGTGCCGCCGATGTCAGCAGTGACCCGGTGACGGGCGAAACGCGCCTGAGCGGACTGTCCGATGGGCAACGGTTACTGCGCGAGAAGAATGCGGCGGGCATCTATACCGGGCGTGAAACGCTGGACGCCACCCTGACCGCCCCCGACCTGACCATAGACAGCCAGGACAACATGACCACCCAGAAGGCCCGCATTACGCTGGTGGCGCAGTGCGCCGATTTAGATCTGACTGGGAACGCTGCACAGCCGATAAAGATCGAGCAGGGCTATGGTTTCACGGCTCCGCTGGCAACCATTGATTCCCCCAATGTTACGGGACGTGTGGCAAAAATTCGCATGAGTTTTCAATTTGTCATCGAAGACTCAGACAACGACAACTCTAGTTACTCAGCCAATCTTGACGCCAACCAAACTTGCCAGGACGGGAAACGGGTTCCACTGTAAATCCGGTTAAATCCAAAGTCCTGTCTGACTCAATTCACACCCCAAGGAGCCACATCATGACCAACTTCACCACCAAGACCGCCAAACTGAACCGCAACCTCTTGCTGATGGGCCTGCTAGGAGTCACGCTGGCGGCGGCTCAGGCCGAGACCAACAAGCGCATCATCACGATTCAGGGCGGGCCACGCGGCGACCTTCGCAATGGGCCGCTGACCTTCAGTGGCAACCCCGTGAAAGCCACCGTGAGTACTCTGCAAATACAGGCTACACAGGCGGTACTGGCCGCGCCGGCCGGAACCCCGCTCATTGAGGCCAAAGGCAAGCGCACCGCCAACTTTACGGGCAGCGTACAGGTGACGCGGGGCCGCCTGAGCGCCAAAGGCACCGCACTGGCCTACAGCGAAGCCAGTGGGCAAGGCGTGCTGAACGGCAATGCCAGCGCCACCTTTCAACCTGCCAGCAAGGAAGACGGCGACACGGTGAGCATCACGGCAGGCCAGATGAGCTTGGACGTGGACAACAATGTTTCGACGAGTACGGGGAATGTGGGCCTCAGTAACGGCACCCAGACGGGCAAGGCCGCCAAGCTGATCTTTGATGAAGACCGCGAACTGGCCCAACTGACGGGCAGCCCCAGCCTGACCCGCGCCGCCAAAGGCACCCAAA from Deinococcus sp. QL22 encodes:
- the rny gene encoding ribonuclease Y, with the translated sequence MTMLYVILALLGGLVGGFFAGQSRGLKERAEIDDRLLREARAEAERIRGQADTEARQVREQADQSRQDASKRIQEAGEREAAQAAQEAARREQLTGLRAGLDAERAQIKQDSAREREALAADRQENRREREELKREIERLNRRAEQLDARGDKLDSLEERLEGQLRVLAGQEADLAERGRQVDLKLYEVAGLTHDVARDLILSRLDAELEEEKALRIKTMLERATSDAKRTARQVIAQAIQRSASETSAALSVSVVPIPNDAMKGRLIGREGRNIRAFEALTGVDLIIDDTPEAVILSSFNPVRREVAKHVLDALVADGRIHPTRIEEMVHKAQDEMKTFIHTQGEEAAIEAGVVGLKPGLVQLLGRMYFRTSYGQNVLKHSVQVAHLTGIMADELGLDAGLARRAGLMHDVGKSIDREIDGTHVEIGINLAKRFGEPFDVIDAIAHHHDPENGETLYSVLVAAADAISAARPGARREELESYVRRLEQLEQIAVSFPGVQQAYAIQAGREVRVIVQPEKVTDAQATLLAREIAGRVEQDMEYPGQVQVTVVRESRAVEVAR
- a CDS encoding sulfurtransferase, which codes for MTDAATGSGLPSPLKSAAWLLEHLADLRVRVLDCRYALSDPLVGRFAYMGGHIPGAVYADLETDLSGPVQPDGAGGRHPLPDPHELAAWLGAAGIGNDSIVVAYDDPSTGQGFYAARAWWLLRWLGHAEVYVLDGGWPAYLAAGGAATTDEASVTPTTFTPQVRPELVASAQDVQARDAATLLIDSRAPARYRGETEPIDRKAGHILGAVNRDWTGALTPAGTFRSGPEQAERLNAADALTITYCGSGVSATPNLLARELAGVPLGAGNRLYAGSWSDWISDDGREIAEGETA
- the xseA gene encoding exodeoxyribonuclease VII large subunit: MTGKKRRTKTEATRPPEQFLDLADVLTYVGQVIARGVPGAIWVRAEIASLTDRRHLYIDLVQLGEEGEVAKCRATVWARERFALEGKFRRATGGTFTAGLKVLLFCTAEFHPQYGFSLNVLDVSPEFTLGDAAVRLDALREQLVREGVYGLNRLLPAPTDFGRVAVISPEGAAGLGDFQRETDRLEAAGVIEFVYLEATFQGRDASGSLTRAIALARAAHLEAPLDALVVIRGGGAVTDLAWLNDLDVTRALANFPAPVITGLGHARDDTLPDEVAHTRTDTPSKAAALIVGVVAAAAARAQEDARSIRVYARDILVDAAAAAEWALDRTRTAALRQTDAAHAHTDALMRQALGLTPARTLQRGYALVRNAAGQPITRAAQIGPSERLRLEFQDGERDVVSGDESGRKT
- the crcB gene encoding fluoride efflux transporter CrcB; protein product: MNTWAWVAIGGAVGAVARYGVALAFAPLAARAGFPLGILVINVLRSFLLGLTVALVGRGVWPEVARLAFGTGVLGAFTTFSTLSVDIDELLGRGAGAAALAYALSSVVLGVLAAVAGRVLGGKL
- a CDS encoding magnesium transporter CorA family protein, with product MIQAKRLDGSPFEWTGETQDLWLNVQDVTPDELAQLRAAFPINKLALEDTLEKGHWSRAEQYPEHTFITIRSVAKPQDPDDFTERLTIFMYPQAILTLSTHGTHALTAVWDMIGREHINTPQEIMYELLDHTADTFFTLGDALELRVEALEERVFKHQRQNPVSDVFDLKHLISHARRLATDAREAAALLGRHANGSAADLVRYRDAQDSFTRASSHLDGLRDYLTGLLDLHLNLQSQRMNEVMRTLTAVSVIFLPLTFLAGVWGMNFEHMPELPWKYGYALAWASFALVGGLLAYYFKRRGWW
- a CDS encoding acyl-CoA dehydrogenase family protein translates to MFDEFQVNDLLAPDERLIRQSVRAYCDAELMPQIAEWWDSGDLPVRDLMQQFGGMGLLGPTTPEQYGGAGVSYSAYGAMMYELERVDSGLRSAASVQGSLVMFPIFTYGTDEQRERYLPGLASGELIGCFGLTEPDGGSDPGAMRTRARLDGNEYVLNGSKMWITNSPAADLAVVWAKDDEGVIRGFIVPTDAPGFHAPKITRKMSLRASVTGEIVLEDCRIPAANLLPGSGGLKSPLSCLTSARFGIAWGALGALEAVLQTALDYTGSRTTFGKPIAGRQLVQDKLVRMATDHSTGLLLAWRLGQLKDAGRMNFAQVSMAKRNNVRVALNGARLARELLGGNGITTEYPVIRHMLNLETVDTYEGTHDIHTLIVGRHLTGVGALE
- a CDS encoding TatD family hydrolase; amino-acid sequence: MIDTHCHLDYLDDPASARGELGLTGLVCIGASVQHAHNAVQLAETLPGVWATVGIHPGDSAEDSPEARAELEALALHPRVVGIGESGLDDYWDDTQRPAQMAAFEWQLDLARRVGKPLVIHTRDKAGAESAHLCVMDVLKNWPDVPVILHCFSGHTGLLQFGLERGPHTYFGFAGNTTYKTAREIQAAAQSIPLGQMLLETDAPFLAPVPKRGKPNRPGYVRHTLEFIAALRGVDPDELERITDANAGRVYGMYETNSD
- a CDS encoding LptA/OstA family protein translates to MTNFTTKTAKLNRNLLLMGLLGVTLAAAQAETNKRIITIQGGPRGDLRNGPLTFSGNPVKATVSTLQIQATQAVLAAPAGTPLIEAKGKRTANFTGSVQVTRGRLSAKGTALAYSEASGQGVLNGNASATFQPASKEDGDTVSITAGQMSLDVDNNVSTSTGNVGLSNGTQTGKAAKLIFDEDRELAQLTGSPSLTRAAKGTQKALVMTGQEVRVLTKAKTLYVRGSVKLVQGTLTTTGDAVFYDDKKNVAYVVGNAVSVDSKSKVTVKAPASGYLEQRTDLARVRGLNSAYKIPAEQFKLRGE